The following are encoded in a window of Lagenorhynchus albirostris chromosome 3, mLagAlb1.1, whole genome shotgun sequence genomic DNA:
- the LOC132518260 gene encoding LOW QUALITY PROTEIN: 52 kDa repressor of the inhibitor of the protein kinase-like (The sequence of the model RefSeq protein was modified relative to this genomic sequence to represent the inferred CDS: inserted 3 bases in 3 codons; substituted 1 base at 1 genomic stop codon), translated as MPNFCAAPNCTRKSSQSDLDFYRFPRDPARCQKRVENCRRADLEDRTPDQLNKHYRLCAKHFEMSVICRTSPYRTVLRANAIPTIFDLTSHLNNPHSRHRKRRKXLSEDEIRTLKQKKIDETSEQERKHKEINNSNAQNSSAEERGEEQGEDILPLTLEEKENKEYLKSLFEILILTGKQNTPLDGHEADEIPEGLFTPDNFQALLECRINSGEEVLRRRFETTAVNTLFCSKTQQKQMLEICESCIREETLREVRDSHFFSIVTDDVVDVAGEEHLPVLVRFVXHNLREESVGFLPYEADAEILAVKFHPTITETWGFNTGYCRGQAYTVSSGFSSKMKVVASRLLEKYPQAMYILCSSCALNMWLAKSVPVMGVSVALGTIEEVCSFSHRSPQLLLELDDVISALFQNNEERGKELKEICHSQWTGRHDAFEILVDLLQALVLCLDGINSDTNVRWNNCIAGRAFLPCSVVTDFDFIVTIVVLKNVLSFTRAFEKNLQGQTSDVFFAASSLTAVLHSLNEVMENIEVYHEFWFEEATNLAAKLDIQMKLPGKFCRAQHSNLEXSESYYKETLSIPTVEHIIQELKDIFSEQHLKALKCLPLVPSVMGQLKFNTSEEHHADMYRSDLPNPDTLSAELHCWRIRWKHXKDIELPSTIYEALHLPDIKFFPNVYALLKVLCILPVMKFENEHYENGRKRLKAYLRNTLTDQRSSNLTLLNINFDIKHDLDLMVGTYIKLYTSKSELPTDNSETIENT; from the exons ATGCCGAACTTCTGCGCGGCCCCCAACTGCACGCGCAAGAGCTCGCAGTCGGACCTGGACTTTTACAGGTTCCCGCGGGATCCAGCCAGATGTCAGAAGCGGGTGGAGAATTGTAGGAGAGCAGACTTAGAAGATAGAACACCTGATCAACTAAATAAACATTATCGATTGTGTGCCAAACACTTTGAGATGTCTGTGATCTGTAGAACTAGCCCTTATAGGACAGTTCTTCGAGCTAATGCAATACCAACAATATTTGATCTTACCAGCCATTTGAATAATCCACACAGTAGACACAGAAAACGAAGAAAATAATTGAGTGAAGATGAAATCAGGacactgaaacagaaaaaaattgatgaaactTCTGAACAGGAACgaaaacataaggaaataaaCAACAGCAATGCTCAGAACTCCAGTGCAGAAGAAAGGGGTGAAGAGCAGGGTGAAGACATTTTACCTTTAACccttgaagagaaggaaaacaaagaatacttaaaatctttatttgaaattttgattcTTACAGGAAAACAGAACACACCTCTGGATGGACATGAAGCTGATGAAATCCCAGAAGGTCTCTTTACTCCTGATAACTTTCAAGCCCTGCTGGAGTGCCGGATCAATTCTGGTGAAGAGGTTCTGAGAAGGCGCTTTGAGACAACAGCAGTTAACACACTGTTCTGTTCGAAAACACAGCAGAAACAGATGCTAGAGATCTGTGAGAGCTGCATCCGGGAAGAAACCCTCAGGGAAGTGAGAGACTCTCACTTCTTTTCCATCGTCACTGACGATGTGGTGGACGTAGCAGGGGAAGAGCACCTGCCTGTGTTGGTGAGGTTTG GTCACAACCTGAGAGAGGAATCTGTGGGCTTCCTGCCTTATGAAGCTGATGCAGAAATTCTGGCTGTGAAATTTCACCCTACGATAACTGAGACGTGGGGATTCAACACGGGGTACTGTCGTGGCCAGGCTTACACTGTGTCCAGTGGattttcttccaaaatgaaaGTTGTTGCTTCTAGACTTTTAGAGAAATATCCCCAAGCTATGTACATACTCTGCTCTTCCTGTGCCTTAAATATGTGGTTGGCAAAATCAGTGCCTGTTATGGGAGTATCTGTTGCGTTAGGAACAATTGAggaagtttgttctttttcccatCGATCACCACAACTGCTTTTAGAGCTTGACGATGTAATTTCTGCCCTATTTCAGAACAATGAAGAAAGGggcaaagaactgaaggaaatttGCCATTCTCAGTGGACAGGCAGGCATGATGCTTTTGAAATCTTAGTGGACCTCCTACAAGCACTTGTTTTATGTTTAGATGGTATAAATAGTGACACAAATGTTAGATGGAATAACTGTATAGCTGGCCGAGCATTTTTACCCTGTAGTGTAGTAACAGATTTTGATTTCATCGTTACCATTGTTGTTCTTAAAAATGTTCTATCTTTTACAAGAGCCTTTGAGAAAAATCTTCAGGGGCAAACTTCTGATGTCTTCTTTGCAGCCAGTAGTTTGACTGCAGTGCTACATTCACTAAATGAAGTGATGGAAAATATCGAAGTTTATCATGAATTTTGGTTTGAGGAAGCCACAAATTTGGCAGCCAAACTTGATATTCAGATGAAACTCCCAGGGAAATTTTGCAGAGCTCAGCACAGTAACCTGG TCTCTGAGAGTTACTATAAAGAAACTCTAAGTATTCCAACAGTGGAACACATTATTCAGGAACTGAAAGATATCTTCTCAGAACAACACCTCAAAGCTCTTAAATGCTTACCTCTGGTACCCTCTGTCATGGGACAGCTTAAATTCAATACATCAGAGGAGCATCATGCTGACATGTACAGAAGTGATTTACCTAATCCTGACACACTCTCTGCTGAGTTGCATTGTTGGAGAATCAGGTGGAAAC GGAAAGATATAGAACTTCCATCCACTATTTATGAAGCCCTTCATCTGCCAGACATCAAGTTTTTTCCTAATGTTTATGCATTGCTGAAGGTCCTATGTATTCTTCCTGTGATGAAGTTTGAGAATGAACACTATGAAAATGGGCGAAAGCGTCTCAAAGCATACCTGAGGAACACTTTGACAGACCAAAGGTCAAGTAACTTGACTTTGCTTAacataaattttgata taaaacacGATTTGGATTTAATGGTGGGTACATATATCAAACTCTATACAAGTAAGTCAGAGCTTCCTACAGATAATTCAGAAACCATTGAAAATACCtaa